AACGGCTATTCGACAGTGACCCGGTTTCTTCCTTGCGACTTGCTCTTGTACATGAGGGCGTCCGCCCGTTGGACAATCGAGTCGATTTCGTCGTCCGGGCCCGCGACGACCGCGCCGACCGAAATTGTGACGACCAAGGTTCCGTTGCTTATGTTCGCGCTGGACCGCTCGACGAGGGCGCGCAGGCGCTCGGCGAACGTTTGTAACTGCGGCTTGTGGAGATTTGGCAGTATTGCGATGAATTCCTCGCCACCCCAACGTCCGAGGAAATCGCTCGAACGCATGGCGTTGGCCAAGGTTCGGGCGACCATTTTGAGGGCAATGTCGCCGATTCGGTGGCCGTATTGGTCGTTGAGGGCCTTAAACCGATCGATGTCCATAAAGACCAACCCCAGGCACGAATCGGTTTGTTTCATCTCCGAGAACTTCGTGCTGAGCATCTGCTCGGCATATCTGCGGTTGCCGACCCCCGTCACGGCGCACAGCAGCGACTGTGCCTTGAGTTCGTCGACCTGGGAAATGGCGCTCATCTCCGTCGTGGCGTCGTGAAACGTTTCCAGCCCGCCGATTACCGTTCCGTTTTCGTCGTGAATGGGGGCCGTCGTGACGAATACCGGCACGCGGTGTCCGGCCTTGTGGTGGAGAAAAAGCTTGCCGGTCCGGTTCGTGAGGTCGTGCATGGTCGCGGCCAGAGGGCAGTGCGACTGACACAGCGGGTTTCCGTCGAAATCGGTGTGCATCAGGATATTGTCGGCGCAGCACCTTCCCAGCACTTCGTCCGACAGATATCCCGTTATTCGCTCGGCGGCCTTATTCCAATATTGAATTCTGCGCCGCGTGTCGGTGAAATAAACCCCCTCGCCGAGATTATCGAGGAGCGTACGAAACAGCCTGTCGTTTTGAAATAGAGTATCGGACATCCCCCTCCCCCCGATTCGTTCCCCCATTAGCTTTGCCGTGCTCATTGCCGAACGACGCCACAGGGGCGTTTTTCAGCATCGCGTAGCGCGAAATTCCGGCATCCAGGTCCGCACATCCGCCGAAGGTCATCACGATGCGATATGCGTCTCCCCGTTTCATATCTTACTACCTTCCTTCGAAATAATGTTAATCCCTCTTTTCAAATGGCCCAGCGCGGAAGGTGATGGCCCTCCTTGGGGCGGCGGCTGCATCGGATCGTGTATGATCCGCACTACGTGGGCGGCGCCGGGCCGCAACGGTCTGAGCCAACGGCAATCCGCCGGAGTGGCGGTGGTTTCTCGTGAGTGTAGGTAAGTAAACAAACCGCTTTTCCGTCCTAGCAGACCAGAGGTTGGCGACACAATGCCGTTCATCTCCGCCAAATATTCATTTCGCGCAAAAGAAGGGTATCAAAGGATGACGCGTTTCGGTTTTCTCGCCGTGG
This window of the Candidatus Hydrogenedentota bacterium genome carries:
- a CDS encoding GGDEF domain-containing protein, encoding MSDTLFQNDRLFRTLLDNLGEGVYFTDTRRRIQYWNKAAERITGYLSDEVLGRCCADNILMHTDFDGNPLCQSHCPLAATMHDLTNRTGKLFLHHKAGHRVPVFVTTAPIHDENGTVIGGLETFHDATTEMSAISQVDELKAQSLLCAVTGVGNRRYAEQMLSTKFSEMKQTDSCLGLVFMDIDRFKALNDQYGHRIGDIALKMVARTLANAMRSSDFLGRWGGEEFIAILPNLHKPQLQTFAERLRALVERSSANISNGTLVVTISVGAVVAGPDDEIDSIVQRADALMYKSKSQGRNRVTVE